A single genomic interval of Cupriavidus necator harbors:
- a CDS encoding SDR family NAD(P)-dependent oxidoreductase, with translation MSLLEGKVIIVTGAGAGVGKGIALEAARQGARVIVNDIGVNIDGSGGSASPGEQVVAEIRAAGGEAAVNTDSVADWGAAQKIAQQAMDLYGRIDGVVNNAGNLRDVLFHKMSEEEFDAVIAVHLKGSWNVSRSVAPHFKAQESGAFVHMTSTTGLIGNFGQANYAAAKLGIVALSKSIAIDMQKFNVRSNCIAPFAFTRMVDSVPANTPEALERRKVNMRLEAGKIAPFTLALLADEAKHVNAQVFGVRNNEVFLFSQPRPIRSAHRSEGWTVQSCVEHAIPMLKSSFVPFELSRDIFTWDPV, from the coding sequence ATGAGCCTGCTTGAAGGGAAAGTCATCATCGTGACCGGCGCCGGCGCCGGCGTGGGCAAGGGGATCGCGCTGGAGGCGGCCCGCCAGGGTGCGCGCGTGATCGTCAACGACATCGGCGTCAACATCGACGGCTCGGGCGGCAGCGCCAGCCCCGGCGAACAGGTCGTCGCGGAAATCCGCGCGGCTGGCGGCGAGGCGGCGGTCAACACCGACAGCGTGGCCGACTGGGGCGCGGCGCAGAAGATCGCCCAGCAGGCCATGGACCTGTATGGCCGCATCGATGGCGTGGTCAACAACGCCGGCAACCTGCGCGACGTCCTCTTCCACAAGATGAGCGAAGAAGAGTTCGACGCCGTGATCGCGGTCCACCTCAAGGGCAGCTGGAACGTCTCGCGCTCGGTGGCGCCGCATTTCAAGGCGCAGGAGAGCGGCGCCTTTGTCCACATGACCTCGACCACCGGCCTGATCGGCAACTTCGGCCAGGCCAACTATGCGGCGGCCAAGCTCGGCATCGTCGCGCTGTCGAAGTCCATCGCCATCGACATGCAGAAGTTCAACGTGCGCTCCAACTGCATCGCGCCGTTCGCCTTCACGCGCATGGTCGACAGCGTGCCCGCCAATACGCCGGAAGCGCTGGAACGCCGCAAGGTCAACATGCGCCTGGAGGCCGGCAAGATCGCGCCGTTCACGCTGGCCCTGCTGGCCGACGAAGCGAAGCACGTCAACGCCCAGGTCTTCGGCGTGCGCAACAACGAAGTCTTCCTGTTCTCCCAGCCGCGGCCGATCCGCTCGGCCCACAGGAGCGAAGGCTGGACCGTGCAGTCCTGCGTGGAGCATGCCATCCCGATGCTCAAGAGTTCGTTCGTCCCGTTCGAGCTGTCGCGCGACATCTTCACCTGGGACCCGGTCTGA
- a CDS encoding CaiB/BaiF CoA transferase family protein translates to MHASDQETRKGPLAGIRIIELAGIGPGPLAGMMLADMGAEVLRIERPGEVDLGVKRERRYDLMLRNRKSLVLDLKDPEAVATVLELVEKADALIEGFRPGVTERMGLGPDACMGRNPRLVYGRVTGWGQSGPLANAAGHDVNYIALTGALNAIGQRGGPPAIPPAYLGDFAGGGMFLVAGVLAALIEAGKSGKGQVVDAAIVDGAAALGAVFFGLAAAGQWRPERGTNVLDSGAHFYNVYACKDGGWISVGPVEARFYRDLLSRIGVDPASLGDQNDPANWEAGSAALAEVFRTRTRDEWCALLDGTDACFAPVLNYHEAPHHPHLRARGTFVEVDGIMHPAPAPRFSRTPSVPPAAPRAPDAAGIAEVLAGWLPPGRIDAARAVSEKCQRR, encoded by the coding sequence ATGCACGCATCAGACCAGGAAACCAGGAAGGGCCCGCTCGCGGGCATCCGGATCATCGAACTGGCCGGCATCGGCCCCGGCCCGCTGGCCGGCATGATGCTCGCCGACATGGGCGCGGAGGTGCTGCGCATCGAGCGTCCGGGCGAGGTCGATCTCGGCGTGAAGCGCGAGCGCCGGTACGACCTCATGCTGCGCAATCGCAAGTCCCTCGTGCTCGACCTGAAGGATCCCGAGGCCGTGGCGACCGTGCTGGAACTGGTGGAGAAGGCCGACGCCCTGATCGAAGGCTTTCGCCCCGGCGTCACCGAGCGCATGGGCCTCGGCCCGGACGCGTGCATGGGGCGCAATCCGCGGCTCGTGTACGGCCGTGTCACGGGCTGGGGCCAGAGCGGTCCGCTGGCCAACGCGGCGGGGCATGACGTCAACTACATCGCGCTGACCGGCGCGCTCAATGCCATCGGCCAGCGCGGCGGCCCGCCGGCCATCCCCCCGGCTTACCTTGGCGACTTCGCCGGCGGCGGCATGTTCCTCGTCGCCGGCGTGCTGGCCGCGCTGATCGAGGCGGGCAAGTCCGGCAAGGGACAGGTGGTGGATGCCGCCATCGTCGATGGCGCCGCCGCGCTGGGCGCGGTGTTCTTCGGCCTCGCCGCCGCCGGCCAGTGGCGCCCGGAGCGCGGCACGAACGTGCTCGATTCCGGCGCGCACTTCTACAACGTCTACGCGTGCAAGGACGGCGGCTGGATCTCGGTCGGCCCTGTCGAGGCGCGCTTCTACCGAGACCTGCTCAGCCGGATTGGCGTGGACCCTGCGAGCCTTGGTGACCAGAACGACCCCGCCAACTGGGAAGCCGGAAGCGCGGCACTGGCCGAAGTCTTCCGCACCCGCACGCGCGACGAATGGTGCGCCCTGCTCGATGGCACCGACGCCTGCTTCGCCCCCGTGCTGAACTACCACGAGGCGCCGCACCACCCGCACCTGCGCGCGCGCGGCACCTTCGTCGAGGTGGACGGCATCATGCATCCGGCGCCCGCGCCGCGCTTCAGCCGCACGCCTTCGGTGCCGCCCGCGGCGCCGCGCGCGCCGGACGCCGCCGGGATTGCCGAGGTCCTGGCGGGCTGGCTGCCGCCCGGCCGCATCGACGCTGCGCGCGCCGTGTCGGAGAAATGCCAGCGGCGCTGA
- a CDS encoding LuxR C-terminal-related transcriptional regulator — protein MRVAHQIILTDQDRSQLETLATAPETPAKVAQRARIILLAAQGEQNKMIAPRLGIGRAQVARWRERYAHAGLGGILHDLPRGAPPVRVDLTRLARLTGADGPDATRGWSMRGVAAELGVSAASVSRHWRAAGLASGLGGLGGLGGLNGINGRASGPAPFHFTGRAVEIVALYAAGPEHALVLAFDEPAHPLAAPGTSGAGGQNLRSLPAHQRSLAASLLTALRMLDGGLGDASAGAQHESWLGFLRDVEAATPADRHIWVLSDNYASHQHADVQHWVRRHPRVMVQLAPNGAAWLRMVQRFLCDAQTVRRSSFPAAIPEALAAIEAAARSRGATPYRWIRQTVPHGPANGQSRDMPDMPDAPDVPLEPQAASPLLLPGHAVAEGERPIQAITSTKVLPPRGARQLMPREALMGRLLDARRHRCVMIHGQAGSGKTSTLMAWRKAMISLGYDVCWLSLAAEDNEPARFLDYLLASIAEADPAAAREASQVVAAGHDEAEIELWAITLVQGLARRQRELVLMIDDLHHVSDPAILLALQWLLEYAPPQLHVALASRTALDLSMERLRLQNQLAEFDMRDLRFSPEESARYLRDQLGNIPGSDAAALHELTDGWVAGLQLFAIGLRTRQAGSYPVTQVRDARAFASFFEREVLVRLAPDDLDMLTRVAICQRFCVPLCAEILGQPDAVAGIKARVTRMVADHLFITVVGSHDNETWYRIHPLLRETLLGYLAARDEAEIRALHATAWRWFDARGHLDEAVLHAVSAGEPDAAAKLVEGRAQALLVGGELSQVAGLLRMLPQEQVRRSFRLHVAHAYMLLYARDFDSLRRSLDEMDAQRASVGTVGCYTVSLLRAGMALQLDDIDTAAALLPEIWNPPPEAGDFTWLARANALSWLLIQRGEHDLARGILEEADLRSRSPRSRQFGRCVHALSLVREGKIRQACKIVREVLAEAEGYGAGYVAMASMAAGLLADALYELNETEAACQLLEPRIGMVERTSLPEVVLRASLVLSNSHWIAGRRQQALACLDRLEAYAVRYGLDRLLAEALVQRLRRHLQQGAMERANIVLECVRGLAQRHAASGSDSGPERARALAHAAERAAIDMALHTRDFAGALERIQPLLDATAQGPATASLRMQLAVARQGLGEGAAARQDFVTACRLGHGLGLSRTLLDALEVMSDASDALIREPLPDPVLGFYVQRLLAAHRTAASERGAADAGPQSGPIALLSEREREILYLLAQAMSNKKIARVLNVSAETVKWHLKNIYAKLGVGGRGGAAALLRDVMGPGVVPA, from the coding sequence ATGCGTGTAGCACACCAGATCATCCTGACCGACCAGGATCGCTCCCAGCTCGAAACACTTGCCACCGCGCCGGAGACCCCGGCCAAGGTGGCGCAGCGCGCCCGCATCATCCTGCTGGCGGCGCAAGGCGAGCAGAACAAGATGATTGCGCCCCGCCTCGGCATCGGGCGCGCACAGGTCGCGCGCTGGCGCGAGCGCTATGCCCACGCGGGGCTCGGCGGCATCCTGCATGACCTGCCGCGCGGCGCTCCGCCCGTCAGGGTGGACCTGACGAGGCTGGCGAGGCTGACTGGCGCAGACGGCCCCGACGCGACGCGCGGCTGGAGCATGCGCGGCGTGGCGGCGGAACTGGGCGTCAGCGCCGCAAGCGTCTCGCGTCACTGGCGCGCGGCGGGACTCGCTTCCGGGCTTGGCGGCCTTGGCGGACTTGGCGGGTTGAATGGGATCAACGGCCGTGCATCCGGCCCGGCGCCGTTCCATTTCACCGGGCGGGCTGTCGAAATCGTTGCCCTCTACGCAGCCGGGCCCGAGCATGCACTGGTGCTGGCGTTCGACGAGCCTGCGCATCCGCTGGCCGCCCCTGGCACGTCGGGGGCGGGGGGCCAGAACCTGCGCTCGCTGCCGGCGCACCAGCGCAGCCTTGCCGCATCGCTGCTGACGGCGCTGCGGATGCTCGATGGCGGGCTTGGCGACGCAAGCGCCGGCGCCCAGCACGAAAGCTGGCTGGGCTTCCTGCGCGACGTGGAGGCGGCCACGCCCGCGGACCGGCACATCTGGGTCCTGTCGGACAACTACGCCAGCCACCAGCATGCGGACGTCCAGCACTGGGTCCGGCGCCATCCGCGCGTGATGGTGCAACTGGCACCCAACGGCGCCGCCTGGCTGCGCATGGTGCAGCGGTTCCTGTGCGATGCGCAGACCGTGCGCCGGTCGAGTTTTCCGGCCGCCATTCCGGAGGCGCTGGCCGCCATCGAAGCGGCTGCGCGGTCGCGCGGCGCGACGCCGTATCGCTGGATCCGCCAGACCGTGCCGCACGGTCCGGCCAACGGCCAATCGCGGGATATGCCGGATATGCCGGATGCGCCGGACGTTCCGCTGGAGCCGCAAGCCGCGAGCCCGCTGTTGCTGCCTGGCCATGCCGTGGCCGAGGGCGAACGTCCCATCCAGGCGATCACCAGCACCAAGGTGCTGCCGCCGCGCGGCGCCCGGCAACTGATGCCGCGCGAAGCGCTGATGGGCCGCCTGCTCGACGCCCGCCGCCACCGCTGCGTGATGATCCACGGCCAGGCGGGAAGCGGCAAGACCAGCACGCTGATGGCGTGGCGCAAGGCCATGATCTCGCTGGGCTACGACGTCTGCTGGCTGTCGCTGGCGGCCGAGGACAACGAGCCGGCGCGCTTCCTCGACTATCTGCTTGCCAGCATTGCGGAGGCCGATCCCGCCGCCGCGCGCGAAGCCTCGCAAGTCGTGGCCGCCGGACACGACGAGGCCGAGATCGAACTGTGGGCGATCACGCTGGTGCAGGGCCTGGCCCGGCGCCAGCGCGAACTGGTGCTGATGATCGACGACCTGCACCATGTTTCCGACCCCGCTATCCTGCTGGCGCTGCAGTGGCTGCTGGAGTACGCCCCGCCGCAACTGCACGTGGCGCTGGCCTCGCGCACGGCGCTGGACCTGTCGATGGAGCGCCTGCGTCTGCAGAACCAGCTCGCGGAATTCGACATGCGCGACCTGCGCTTCTCGCCCGAGGAATCCGCGCGCTACCTGCGCGACCAGCTCGGCAACATTCCGGGCAGCGACGCCGCGGCGCTGCATGAACTGACGGACGGATGGGTGGCCGGGCTGCAACTGTTTGCCATCGGCCTGCGCACCCGGCAGGCCGGCAGCTACCCGGTGACGCAGGTGCGCGACGCCCGGGCGTTCGCCAGCTTCTTCGAGCGCGAAGTGCTGGTCCGGCTCGCGCCCGACGATCTCGACATGCTGACCCGGGTGGCCATCTGCCAGCGCTTCTGCGTGCCGCTGTGCGCGGAAATCCTCGGGCAGCCCGACGCTGTGGCGGGCATCAAGGCGCGCGTGACGCGGATGGTGGCCGACCATCTGTTCATCACCGTGGTCGGCAGCCACGACAACGAAACCTGGTACCGCATCCACCCGCTGCTGCGCGAAACGCTGCTCGGCTACCTGGCGGCCCGCGACGAAGCGGAGATACGCGCGCTGCACGCCACGGCCTGGCGCTGGTTCGACGCCCGCGGCCACCTCGACGAGGCTGTGCTGCACGCCGTGAGCGCGGGCGAGCCGGACGCCGCCGCGAAGCTGGTCGAAGGGCGCGCGCAGGCGCTGCTCGTCGGCGGCGAACTGAGCCAGGTGGCGGGCCTGCTGCGCATGCTGCCGCAAGAGCAGGTCAGGCGCAGCTTCCGCCTGCACGTGGCCCACGCCTACATGCTGCTCTACGCGCGCGATTTCGACAGCCTGCGCCGCAGCCTCGACGAGATGGACGCGCAGCGCGCCAGCGTTGGTACGGTCGGGTGCTATACCGTGTCGCTGCTGCGCGCGGGCATGGCGCTGCAACTCGACGATATCGACACCGCGGCGGCGCTGCTGCCGGAAATCTGGAACCCGCCGCCGGAGGCCGGCGATTTCACATGGCTTGCCCGCGCCAACGCGCTGTCCTGGCTGCTGATCCAGCGCGGCGAGCACGATCTGGCGCGCGGGATTCTGGAAGAGGCCGACCTGCGCAGCCGCTCGCCGCGCAGCCGCCAGTTCGGCCGCTGCGTGCACGCGCTGAGCCTGGTGCGGGAAGGGAAGATCCGCCAGGCCTGCAAGATTGTGCGGGAGGTGCTGGCGGAAGCCGAGGGGTATGGCGCGGGCTACGTGGCGATGGCGAGCATGGCCGCCGGGCTGCTGGCCGATGCGCTGTACGAGCTGAACGAAACCGAGGCGGCCTGCCAGCTTCTGGAGCCGCGCATCGGCATGGTGGAGCGCACTTCGTTGCCGGAGGTGGTGCTGCGGGCCAGCCTGGTGCTGTCGAATTCGCACTGGATCGCCGGGCGGCGCCAGCAGGCACTGGCCTGTCTGGACCGGCTGGAGGCCTATGCGGTGCGCTATGGCCTGGACCGGCTGCTGGCCGAGGCGCTGGTGCAGCGGTTGCGCCGGCATCTCCAGCAGGGCGCGATGGAGCGGGCCAATATCGTCCTCGAATGCGTGCGGGGGCTTGCGCAACGCCATGCCGCTTCGGGTTCGGATTCGGGCCCCGAGCGGGCCCGCGCGCTCGCCCACGCGGCCGAGCGCGCGGCGATCGACATGGCCCTGCACACCCGCGATTTTGCCGGGGCGCTGGAGCGCATCCAGCCCTTGCTCGATGCCACCGCGCAGGGACCCGCCACGGCCAGCCTGCGCATGCAGCTTGCCGTGGCGCGGCAGGGGCTGGGGGAGGGGGCGGCGGCTCGGCAGGACTTCGTGACGGCCTGCCGGCTGGGCCACGGGCTGGGTTTGTCGCGCACGCTGCTGGACGCGCTGGAGGTCATGTCGGACGCCTCCGACGCTCTTATCCGCGAGCCGCTGCCGGACCCTGTGCTCGGCTTCTACGTGCAGCGCCTGCTGGCGGCGCATCGCACGGCGGCCAGCGAGCGCGGCGCCGCCGATGCCGGGCCGCAGAGCGGCCCCATCGCCCTGCTGAGCGAGCGCGAGCGCGAAATCCTGTACCTGCTGGCGCAGGCGATGTCCAACAAGAAGATCGCGAGAGTCCTGAATGTCTCCGCCGAGACGGTCAAATGGCATCTCAAGAACATCTACGCCAAGCTGGGTGTCGGCGGCCGCGGCGGCGCCGCCGCGCTGCTGCGCGACGTGATGGGGCCGGGCGTGGTGCCGGCCTGA
- a CDS encoding acyl-CoA dehydrogenase family protein has translation MKFNLNDEQGLLRDSVRRFVDKEYDLAARTARLRSGEPCHAGHWRTFADNGWLAAALPEAAGGLGGNVIDMALISAEFGRGLVIEPWLGSAVLAPQTVLAGGSALQREALLPAVADGSRRLALAYSESQSRGFAGPVLTRAMPTQGGYTLHGTKTLVLGGCDADAFVVSADVAGVGTSLFVVPAGKEGVKRRALPLHDGSWAAEVSFDGVFVPADALLGEAGNGEAALRQGLAHGTAALCAELVGAMEKAIEITAEYLKVRKQFGVAIGSFQSLQHRVSDMAAEMEVARSMLYVLLAAIENDSPDLDRTVSQAKSLVVRAARFVCGQAIQLHGGIGMTEEYPVGHYFKRAVVADALFGNADMHDARNAEAWQASLTE, from the coding sequence ATGAAATTCAACCTGAATGATGAGCAAGGCCTGCTGCGCGACAGCGTGCGGCGCTTTGTCGACAAGGAATACGACCTCGCGGCGCGCACGGCACGCCTGCGCAGCGGCGAGCCGTGCCATGCCGGCCATTGGCGCACCTTCGCCGATAACGGCTGGCTGGCCGCGGCGCTGCCGGAAGCGGCGGGCGGACTGGGCGGCAATGTCATCGACATGGCGCTGATCAGCGCCGAGTTCGGCCGCGGCCTGGTGATCGAGCCCTGGCTCGGCAGCGCCGTGCTGGCGCCGCAGACGGTGCTGGCAGGCGGCTCTGCGCTGCAACGCGAAGCGCTGCTGCCCGCCGTGGCGGACGGCTCGCGCCGGCTGGCGCTGGCCTACAGCGAAAGCCAGTCGCGCGGCTTCGCCGGCCCGGTCCTGACGCGCGCCATGCCGACGCAGGGCGGCTACACACTGCACGGCACCAAGACGCTGGTGCTGGGCGGCTGCGACGCCGATGCGTTCGTGGTCTCGGCCGATGTGGCCGGTGTGGGCACCAGCCTGTTCGTGGTGCCGGCCGGAAAGGAAGGCGTAAAGCGGCGCGCACTGCCGCTGCATGACGGCAGCTGGGCCGCCGAAGTGAGCTTCGACGGCGTCTTCGTTCCGGCCGACGCGCTCCTGGGCGAGGCCGGCAACGGCGAGGCCGCGCTGCGCCAGGGCCTGGCGCATGGCACCGCCGCGCTGTGCGCCGAACTGGTGGGCGCCATGGAGAAGGCCATCGAGATCACGGCGGAGTACCTGAAGGTGCGCAAGCAGTTCGGCGTGGCGATCGGCAGCTTCCAGTCGCTGCAGCACCGGGTGTCGGACATGGCCGCCGAGATGGAAGTCGCCCGCTCGATGCTTTACGTGCTGCTGGCAGCCATCGAAAACGACAGCCCCGACCTGGACCGCACCGTGTCGCAGGCCAAGAGCCTGGTGGTGCGCGCCGCGCGCTTTGTGTGCGGACAGGCCATCCAGCTGCACGGCGGCATTGGCATGACCGAGGAATATCCAGTCGGCCATTACTTCAAGCGCGCCGTCGTGGCGGACGCGCTGTTCGGCAATGCCGACATGCACGATGCGCGCAATGCCGAGGCATGGCAGGCATCCCTGACTGAATAG
- a CDS encoding Bug family tripartite tricarboxylate transporter substrate binding protein, producing the protein MLSRIRSRRPRFPGLARLPRRFGTTLAAAAAVVCGLAAATSASPARAQDGYPAKPVTIVVPAPPGGITDQLARLVASHMARDFGIQVVVDNRGGAGGNIAAEIGARAQPDGYTVLMGTQGMFAGNQFLYKALRFDPEKDFIAAQGLVTIPNILVVNSRLPFRSVADLVTYARANPGKLTVASVGNGTGTHLAAELFQAQAGVKFVHIPYKGSAPVINDLLAGQVDMTFDYPVSTLPQIQAGKLRALAVTSKARLPALAQVPTVAEAGYPGAEATSWIGLFFPARTSPAIVARWQADIGRLLADPAVTAEIQRMGAAPLPLGGERFRAFVASERGKWKAIIQRSGASID; encoded by the coding sequence ATGCTGTCACGAATCCGGAGCCGGCGCCCCCGGTTCCCCGGCCTCGCCCGCCTTCCCAGGCGCTTCGGAACAACCCTGGCGGCGGCCGCCGCAGTCGTGTGCGGCCTCGCCGCCGCGACGAGCGCATCGCCCGCGCGTGCGCAGGACGGGTATCCCGCCAAGCCGGTCACGATAGTGGTGCCCGCGCCGCCCGGCGGCATCACCGACCAGCTTGCCCGGCTCGTCGCCTCGCATATGGCCAGGGACTTCGGGATCCAGGTCGTGGTCGACAACCGGGGCGGCGCCGGCGGCAACATTGCCGCGGAAATCGGCGCGCGTGCGCAGCCTGACGGCTACACCGTCCTGATGGGCACGCAGGGCATGTTTGCCGGCAACCAGTTCCTCTACAAGGCGCTGCGCTTCGATCCGGAGAAGGACTTTATCGCGGCACAAGGCCTGGTCACCATTCCCAACATCCTGGTGGTGAACAGCCGGTTGCCGTTCCGCTCGGTCGCGGACCTGGTCACGTACGCCAGGGCCAATCCCGGCAAGCTGACCGTGGCGTCCGTGGGCAACGGCACGGGGACGCACCTGGCCGCCGAACTCTTCCAGGCCCAGGCGGGAGTGAAGTTCGTCCACATCCCCTACAAGGGCAGCGCGCCTGTCATCAATGACCTGCTGGCGGGACAGGTCGACATGACCTTCGACTACCCCGTTTCGACGCTGCCGCAGATCCAGGCGGGCAAGCTGCGCGCGCTCGCGGTCACGAGCAAGGCACGCCTGCCCGCGCTGGCGCAGGTGCCGACCGTGGCCGAGGCCGGCTATCCCGGGGCGGAAGCCACGTCGTGGATCGGCCTGTTCTTCCCGGCCCGCACCAGTCCGGCCATCGTGGCCAGGTGGCAGGCCGATATCGGCCGCCTGCTGGCCGATCCGGCGGTGACCGCCGAGATCCAGCGGATGGGCGCCGCGCCGCTGCCGCTTGGCGGCGAACGTTTCCGCGCCTTCGTGGCATCCGAACGCGGGAAGTGGAAGGCCATCATCCAGCGCTCCGGCGCCAGCATTGACTGA
- a CDS encoding acyl-CoA dehydrogenase: MDFEPDLGLEAFRQEVRTFLRESLPADLAGRPRSGTRSSRADLTRWQGILNQRGWGAPSWPKEHGGTGWSVLQRLIFDEECVAAGAPSPDTAAQRLLGPVLNAFGTPAQRAEHIPHMLSGERQWCQGFSEPGSGSDLASLRTRAVRDGDHYVVNGQKIWTTCAHRADWIFLLVRTDPEAKKQAGITFLLVDMKSPGITVRPIRSIDGCHHLNETFFEDVRVPVANRVGEEGAGWSITKFLLNNEHATAADLPMLRRYLTQVRNLAARKDVSGRTLAQRHEFSLRLARFEAELNAIAMLVQRVASMEEDHSPAAHAMGSMLKIRGTELQQAMSTFLVEALGDYGAVAYPTLDDEGGNGHGDERAELPMQDLGRGIASEMFFRRASTIYGGTSEVQRTIIAKSLFNF, translated from the coding sequence ATGGATTTCGAGCCCGATCTCGGACTGGAGGCGTTCCGCCAGGAAGTACGGACTTTCCTGCGCGAGAGCCTGCCTGCCGACCTGGCCGGCAGGCCGCGCAGCGGCACTCGCTCTTCGCGCGCGGACCTGACTCGCTGGCAGGGCATCCTGAACCAGCGTGGCTGGGGCGCACCGTCCTGGCCGAAAGAGCATGGCGGCACCGGCTGGTCGGTGCTGCAACGGCTAATCTTCGACGAGGAATGCGTGGCCGCCGGCGCCCCGTCGCCGGACACCGCCGCCCAGCGCCTGCTGGGACCGGTGCTGAACGCTTTCGGCACGCCGGCGCAGCGCGCCGAGCATATCCCGCACATGCTGAGCGGCGAGCGCCAGTGGTGCCAGGGCTTCTCGGAGCCGGGTTCCGGCTCCGACCTCGCCTCGCTGCGCACGCGCGCAGTCAGGGATGGCGACCACTATGTGGTCAACGGCCAGAAAATCTGGACCACCTGCGCCCACCGCGCCGACTGGATCTTCCTGCTGGTGCGCACCGATCCCGAGGCGAAGAAGCAGGCCGGCATCACCTTCCTGCTGGTGGACATGAAGTCGCCCGGCATCACGGTGCGGCCGATCCGCAGCATCGACGGCTGCCACCACCTGAACGAGACCTTCTTCGAGGATGTCAGGGTGCCGGTGGCCAACCGCGTGGGCGAGGAAGGCGCCGGGTGGAGTATCACCAAGTTCCTGCTCAACAACGAACACGCGACGGCCGCCGACCTGCCGATGCTGCGCCGCTACCTGACGCAGGTGCGCAATCTCGCCGCGCGCAAGGATGTCAGCGGCCGCACGCTGGCGCAGCGGCACGAGTTTTCGCTGCGGCTGGCGCGCTTCGAGGCGGAGCTGAACGCCATCGCCATGCTGGTGCAGCGCGTGGCGTCGATGGAGGAAGACCATAGTCCCGCTGCCCACGCGATGGGCTCCATGCTGAAGATCCGCGGCACGGAACTGCAGCAGGCCATGAGCACCTTCCTGGTGGAAGCGCTGGGCGACTACGGCGCCGTGGCGTACCCGACGCTGGACGACGAGGGTGGCAACGGCCATGGCGACGAACGCGCCGAGCTGCCCATGCAGGACCTGGGCCGCGGCATCGCCAGCGAGATGTTCTTCCGGCGCGCCTCGACCATCTATGGCGGCACCAGCGAAGTCCAGCGGACCATCATCGCCAAGTCGCTGTTCAATTTCTGA
- a CDS encoding Bug family tripartite tricarboxylate transporter substrate binding protein yields the protein MATCVAACAVAAASAWMQPALAQAAYPNRPVKIIVSLPPGSGTDTTARFVAQALSAKFHQPFVVENRPGANGFIGARAAAEAAPDGYTLFVGSNSTMVTNVAVFRNLPYDPVKDFAPVERIARFALVVVVPTGSPFRTLAELVDGARKAPRKLNYAAGSPGYQVFVELLNERFGIHAAPIAYKGTAPAMTDVAVGQVDYSMAEISAVMPLVRAGRLRALAVTDTHRLKELPEVPTVAESGAPGFDVSAWTGVFAPANVPAPIIKSLSDAVRAALQAPAGVKFVESLGGTVYTGSTTRLRDFQLAEIQRTRDIVKTAGIPVE from the coding sequence ATGGCGACATGTGTGGCGGCGTGCGCGGTGGCCGCGGCGTCCGCGTGGATGCAACCGGCCCTGGCGCAGGCGGCTTACCCGAACCGCCCGGTCAAGATCATTGTCTCGCTGCCGCCCGGCAGCGGCACGGACACGACCGCGCGCTTTGTCGCCCAGGCACTCTCGGCGAAGTTCCACCAGCCGTTCGTGGTGGAGAACCGCCCAGGCGCCAACGGCTTCATCGGCGCACGCGCCGCGGCCGAGGCTGCGCCCGACGGCTATACGCTGTTTGTCGGCAGCAACTCGACCATGGTGACCAACGTCGCCGTGTTCAGGAACCTGCCGTATGACCCCGTCAAGGACTTCGCGCCGGTGGAACGCATCGCGCGCTTCGCGCTCGTCGTCGTGGTGCCGACCGGCTCCCCGTTCCGGACGCTCGCGGAGCTGGTCGACGGCGCGCGCAAGGCGCCCCGCAAGCTCAACTACGCCGCCGGCAGCCCCGGCTACCAGGTGTTCGTCGAACTGCTCAACGAGCGCTTCGGTATCCACGCCGCCCCGATCGCCTACAAGGGCACCGCCCCGGCCATGACCGACGTCGCCGTCGGACAGGTGGACTACTCCATGGCCGAGATCAGCGCGGTCATGCCGCTGGTCCGGGCCGGCCGCCTGCGCGCGCTTGCGGTCACCGACACCCATCGGCTCAAGGAACTCCCGGAGGTGCCCACCGTGGCCGAAAGCGGCGCGCCGGGCTTCGACGTTTCGGCGTGGACCGGGGTCTTCGCGCCCGCCAACGTGCCCGCGCCGATCATCAAGAGCCTGTCGGACGCCGTGCGCGCGGCCCTGCAGGCGCCCGCCGGCGTGAAATTCGTCGAGAGCCTGGGCGGCACCGTGTACACCGGCAGCACCACCCGCCTGCGCGACTTCCAGCTCGCCGAGATACAACGCACGCGCGACATCGTAAAGACTGCCGGCATCCCCGTGGAGTAG